One part of the Solanum dulcamara chromosome 8, daSolDulc1.2, whole genome shotgun sequence genome encodes these proteins:
- the LOC129899508 gene encoding replication factor C subunit 3, giving the protein MAETISLMDIDDDKIDTKLNKGKNIVFSSSSAEPKSVPWVEKFRPQSLSDVAAHRDIVETIDRLASSNRLPHLLLYGPPGTGKTSTILALARKLYGSQMHNMVLELNASDDRGIDVVRQQIQDFASTQSISFGAKSAVKLVLLDEADAMTKDAQFALRRVIEKYTRNTRFALICNNVNKVIPALQSRCTRFRFAPLDAVHVSERLKHVIEAELLDVPEGGLKALVRLSNGDMRKALNILQSTHMASQQITEDAVYLCTGNPLPKDIEQISYWLLNEPFAISCKRISEIKTRKGLAMVDIVREVTMFVFKIKMPADVRVQLINEMADIEYRLTFGCNDKLQLGSLIAAFTRTRSALVAAAN; this is encoded by the exons ATGGCGGAGACAATCTCGTTAATGGATATTGACGATGACAAAATTGACACGAAACTAAACAAGGGTAAAAACATAGTCTTTTCAAGCTCCAGTGCAGAACCGAAATCAGTTCCTTGGGTCGAAAAGTTTCGTCCTCAGTCTCTATCTGACGTTGCTGCTCATCGCGATATTGTTGAAACAA TTGATAGGCTTGCAAGTAGTAATCGGTTGCCGCATTTGCTGCTTTATGGACCTCCTGGAACTGGAAAGACTTCTACAATTCTTGCTCTTGCTCGGAAGTTATATGGGTCTCAGATGCACAATATGGTTTTAGAGCTGAATGCCTCTGATGATCGTGGTATTGACGTGGTGCGCCAGCAGATTCAGGACTTTGCTAGTACTCAGAGCATCTCATTTGG TGCAAAGTCAGCGGTGAAGTTAGTATTATTGGATGAAGCAGATGCAATGACAAAGGATGCACAGTTTGCTCTGCGTCGAG TGATTGAGAAATATACAAGAAACACTAGGTTTGCCTTGATATGTAACAATGTCAACAAGGTTATTCCTGCCCTACAATCACGATGTACACGATTTAGGTTTGCTCCACTCGATGCAGTTCATGTTTCTGAGCGGCTGAAACATGTTATTGAGGCTGAACT GCTTGATGTCCCTGAGGGTGGTTTAAAGGCACTTGTACGATTGAGCAATGGTGACATGCGAAAAGCTTTAAACATTTTGCAG TCAACACACATGGCTTCTCAGCAGATTACAGAAGATGCTGTCTATCTGTGCACTGGAAACCCATTGCCCAAGGACATTGAGCAGATTTCTTACTGGCTTCTGAATGAACCCTTTGCTATTAGTTGCAAAC GAATATCGGAAATCAAGACACGAAAAGGGTTGGCTATGGTTGATATCGTGAGAGAAGTAACCAT GTTTGTCTTCAAGATTAAGATGCCAGCAGATGTTCGAGTTCAGCTGATCAATGAGATGGCCGATATTGA GTATAGGTTGACTTTTGGTTGCAATGATAAGTTGCAGCTTGGATCACTGATTGCTGCTTTTACACGAACAAGATCCGCACTTGTTGCAGCTGCAAATTAA